The following coding sequences are from one Diachasmimorpha longicaudata isolate KC_UGA_2023 chromosome 6, iyDiaLong2, whole genome shotgun sequence window:
- the LOC135163908 gene encoding thioredoxin-like protein 4A codes for MSYMLSHLHNGWQVDQAILSEEDRVVVIRFGHDWDPMCMKMDEVLYNIAEKVKNFAVIYLVDITEVPDFNKMYELYDPCTVMFFFRNKHIMIDLGTGNNNKINWTLEDKQEMIDIIETVYRGARKGRGLVVSPKDYSTKYRY; via the exons ATGTCTTATATGCTCTCACATTTGCATAATGGCTGGCAGGTAGACCAGGCCATTCTGTCTGAGGAGGATCGGGTTGTG GTTATTCGTTTCGGTCACGACTGGGATCCCATGTGCATGAAAATGGACGAAGTACTTTACAACATAGCCGAGAAAGTGAAGAACTTTGCGGTTATTTACCTCGTAGACATCACAGAGGTCCCCGACTTCAATAAAATGTACGAGCTGTACGACCCCTGCACCGTCATGTTTTTCTTCAGAAATAAACACATAATGATCGATCTTGGCACTGGCAACAATAACAAAATCAACTGGACTCTAGAGGATAAGCAAGAGATGATTGATATAATCGAGACTGTCTATAGAGGCGCCAGGAAGGGACGGGGTCTCGTCGTTTCTCCAAAAGATTATTCTACCAAGTAccgatattaa